A genomic region of Raphanus sativus cultivar WK10039 chromosome 6, ASM80110v3, whole genome shotgun sequence contains the following coding sequences:
- the LOC108812401 gene encoding uncharacterized protein LOC108812401 produces the protein MDLKDEFQESTPIPDVQQASEDHDQEVLHPVHDPAKATEKAAQGKAAKEDAEEVAEANKKRHLNVVFIGHVDAGKSTIGGQILFLSGQVDDRQIQKYEKEAKEKSRESWYMAYIMDTNEEERAKGKTVEVGRAHFETETTRFTILDAPGHKNYIPNMISGASQADIGVLVISARKGEFETGYERGGQTREHVQLAKTLGVSKLVVVVNKMDDPTVNWSKERYDEIEQKMVPFLKSSSYNTKKDVIFLPVSGLMGINIDKNMDRNVCPWFSGPSFFEVLNAIEVSPQNPNGPFRMPIIDKFKDMGTVVMGKIESGSIREGDSLIVMPNKEHVKVIAIYCDEDKVKRAGPGENLRVRITGIEDEDILAGFVLSSTVKHVSAVTEFVAQLQIIELLGNDIFTAGYKAILHIHAVVEECEIIELISQIDMKTRKPMKKNKIVYVKNGAAVVCRIQVSNSICVEKFSDFPQLGRFTLRTEGKTIAVGKVTALSSAFSSI, from the exons ATGG ACCTGAAAGATGAGTTTCAAGAATCAACGCCAATCCCTGATGTGCAACAAG CTTCCGAGGATCATGATCAGGAAGTGCTCCATCCAGTGCATGACCCAGCGAAAG CCACAGAGAAGGCGGCCCAAGGAAAGGCTGCCAAAGAGGACGCGGAAGAAGTGGCAGAGGCAAACAAAAAGAGACACTTAAATGTGGTGTTCATTGGACATGTTG ATGCTGGAAAGTCTACTATCGGAGGACAAATTCTCTTTCTTAGCGGTCAGGTAGATGACCGACAAATTCAAAAGTATGAAaaggaagcaaaagaaaaaagtagaGAAAGCTG GTATATGGCATATATAATGGATACAAATGAAGAAGAGAGGGCCAAG GGTAAAACAGTTGAAGTTGGAAGGGCTCATTTTGAAACTGAGACCACCAGATTTACAATTCTTGATGCCCCG GGCCACAAGAATTATATACCAAATATGATTAGTGGAGCATCTCAAGCAGACATTGGTGTGCTG GTGATATCTGCTCGTAAAGGTGAATTTGAAACAGGATATGAGAGGGGTGGGCAGACACGTGAGCATGTTCAACTTGCAAAAACATTGGGAGTGTCAAAGCTAGTGGTTGTTGTGAACAAGATGGATGATCCAACTGTTAACTGGTCGAAAGAAAG ATACGATGAAATAGAACAAAAAATGGTACCGTTTCTTAAATCCTCTAGCTACAACACAAAGAAAG ATGTTATTTTCCTCCCTGTATCTGGTTTAATGGGGATTAATATAGACAAGAATATGGATCGAAACGTTTGTCCTTGGTTTAGCGGCCCTAGCTTTTTTGAAGTCCTTAATGCTATTGAAGTTTCGCCACAAAATCCTAATGGTCCATTCAG GATGCCCATTATTGATAAATTCAAAGATATGGGAACTGTTGTTATGGGTAAGATAGAATCTGGCAGCATCCGGGAAGGTGATTCCTTGATTGTTATGCCAAATAAG GAACACGTGAAAGTTATAGCTATATATTGTGACGAAGATAAAGTTAAGCGTGCTGGACCGGGTGAGAATTTGAGAGTCCGTATAACTGGCATTGAAGACGAGGATATCCTTGCAGGTTTTGTTTTATCCAGCACGG TAAAGCATGTATCTGCCGTTACTGAGTTCGTTGCCCAACTACAAATCATTGAGCTGCTTGGCAAC GATATTTTTACAGCTGGTTACAAGGCTATTCTTCATATTCATGCAGTTGTTGAGGAATGTGAGATAATTGAATTGATAAGCCAAATTGACATGAAGACGAGGAAACCcatgaaaaagaataaaattgtGTATGTGAAGAATGGTGCTGCTGTTGTCTGCCGTATACAG GTTAGCAATTCAATTTGTGTTGAAAAATTCTCAGATTTTCCGCAGCTTGGAAGATTCACTCTACGAACTGAAG GAAAAACAATTGCTGTTGGAAAAGTGACTGCGTTATCAAGTGCtttctcaagcatttga
- the LOC108812679 gene encoding uncharacterized protein LOC108812679: MLKLKSKVTYYASDTLFFWNMDHFPVPRSKDLTSVRKNIIEALGRLGFVKPPFICVDCKKLNVEYVHDALLVSTGRIFYGPKLTQAYHKLKAEPSLDLTLYMLILEAGYPGAAVAVIVKPFSVTSELRRVLSCLKARGHTVLLVEPPPYVEFDFGVDSLIDNARFLGEEKPIMPLLSSENAKELAACFARPWTVEYLATDSDEEDDVDEEVEESRTVIFWDAIDSPFPISLSPDQIFEKVKSALIGRAYSDNITIRAYREVEAFEKFARMPLDSRINFFHGDDEASRRIRMLNDMYLLSREAPLKNNVGSLILVSDHFFDDPYYMEMFEDMKDSGYSLVLVIPSEHSNISESADKWPGSLLFDGARYFGGPERRVLKVI, encoded by the exons ATGTTAAAGTTAAAGTCCAAAGTCACATATTATG CGAGCGATACATTGTTCTTCTGGAACATGGATCACTTCCCAGTCCCTAGGAGTAAAGATCTTACTAGTGTTCGTAAGAATATCATAGAGGCTCTTGGTAGACTGGGCTTCGTGAAGCCTCCGTTTATCTGTGTGGATTGTAAGAAACTCAATGTTGAGTACGTCCACGATGCGTTGTTGGTCAGCACCGGAAGGATCTTCTACGGACCCAAAC TCACACAGGCTTACCACAAACTGAAGGCTGAGCCTAGTCTGGATTTGACTTTGTATATGCTTATTTTAGAAGCAGGCTATCCAGGTGCAGCTGTTGCTGTAATAGTCAAACCTTTCTCTGTGACTAGTGAGTTGAGGAGGGTTCTGTCCTGTTTGAAAGCGAGGGGTCACACCGTTCTTCTTGTAGAGCCGCCACCTTATGTAGAGTTTGACTTTGGTGTTGATTCTCTTATTGACAATGCTCGATTTTTAGGTGAAGAAAAGCCTATAATGCCCCTTTTAAGTTCGGAGAATGCAAAAGAACTTGCCGCTTGCTTTGCACGTCCGTGGACGGTGGAGTATTTGGCAACTGATAGTGATGAAGAGGATGATGTTGATGAAGAGGTTGAAGAGAGTAGGACCGTCATCTTCTGGGACGCTATTGATTCCCCATTCCCTATTTCTCTCTCTCCTGATCAGATCTTCGAGAAAGTCAAATCTGCACTTATTGGAAGAGCTTATAGTGATAATATTACAATCCGGGCCTATCGTGAAGTAGAAGCGTTTGAAAAGTTTGCTCGTATGCCGTTGGATTCAAGGATCAACTTTTTTCACGGAG ACGATGAAGCCTCGAGACGTATCAGAATGCTGAATGACATGTATCTCTTGTCACGTGAAGCTCCTCTGAAGAATAATGTAGGAAGTTTGATCCTAGTCTCGGATCATTTCTTTGATGACCCCTACTACATGGAGATGTTTGAAGACATGAAGGACAGTGGTTACTCTCTTGTCTTGGTCATTCCAAGTGAGCACAGCAACATCTCGGAGAGCGCTGATAAATGGCCAGGGTCCCTACTCTTTGATGGAGCACGCTATTTTGGGGGACCTGAAAGAAGGGTATTAAAGGTCATATGA